In Thermodesulfobacteriota bacterium, the genomic stretch ATACAAGATATATCCGTTCGTCCTGAGCAGTGAGCCCCTCGATAAACTCGGGACAGGCATGTCGAACTGTCGAAGGACGAATCGCACCCGTCGACTAGTAATCCTCGCAAAAGAATAATATGGTCCCTTCAATTGCAATCGATATAGTTTAACTCGATTTATACCAGTAATTTGCGGCGGTCCATACTTATCGTAATCCTCCCGATTGATGAGGGAGAATTCAGGGGTGATTCACAATTCCTTTAATCCTTTCCCGTGTATAGGCGACGGACGACTGTAGTGACGGTTTACGTCACAACAACTCCAAACCACAAAATCCACTATTGAGGCGGTTGGACCACCACATAGGTGACCTGACCCCCCTGATACATTGGTTGGTACCAGGTCGAGCCGACCTGATAATAGGTCACCCCGCCCACGACCACCTGGGTCTGGGGGGCCGACATTGCACTGAACGCGGCCGCCGTCATCGTCGAACCGATGACTGCGCCAGTTACGGCCCCGGCGGCGTAGGCGCCACCATAGCCATAGCCGTACCCTCCCCCGCCATGGTAGTGGTAGTCATCGTAGTTGTCGGCGTAATTCTGCCGGCTTTGCTGTGCGTCCTGTCCATAACTCTGTCGGCTTTGCTGCGCGTCCTGCCCATAACTCTGTCGGCTTTGCTGCGCGTCCTGCCCGTAGCTTTGCCGTGAGGACTGGCGCTCGCTTTGATTAGCCGAGCCAGTCGACTGCATTTGTTGTGCTGAGGACTGACGGCTTGACTGCATGCTCGAGCGATTGGATTGCCAATTCCCGCTACTGGCGGCACCGCTTTGAGAAAAGCCACCCCCACCGCCCCAGTCGCGAGAACCTCCGCCACCGCCCCCCGCCTCGCGGGAACCTCCTCCACCGCCTCCTCCCCAACCGCCAGAACCTCCTCTCCCACCGAAACTCCCACCACTGGCGCCACTGCTCCGCGAGAATCCTCCTCCGCCTCCCCCGCCACCGCCTCCAAAACCCCTGGCATCAACGTTTGTGGCCGCAAACAGAAACATCAAGAACAGGCCATTCCATAATGCAAACTGTACCCATATTTTCGATCTCATAACTATTTACCTCCTTTCATTTCTGGTCCCCCGGGCTGCATCATCTGCCGCGGGGAAAAAGCAATCTTCACCGCACCTTTTGGCGGGGTAAAAGCAAACAGCGAATCGCGCACCTTCGGCGCAAGATTCCACTCAGTAAAATTGGCCCAGAACTGCGGCCGTCCGTCCTCTCGCTTGTAGGTAATCACTACACGCTGCGGCAGTGGTTTATCGCCCTCAGCAATCCACAGTTGCATGTCTGCCTGGTCCCCGCGCAGGGCGATGTGATCACAGGGGACACCGCCAATAGATGATTTTTCGACATAGGCGGCTTCGCGCACCCGTTCCGGCAACATCTTGGGGAGATTGCTGTTAACCAACTCGGCCAGAGGCAACCGCATGTCCAGGTCATTTACAAAATACGCAATTGCCTCATCAACTGTACCAGGCCTGGCCTCCATGGCATACACATTTTCCT encodes the following:
- a CDS encoding DUF2092 domain-containing protein; the encoded protein is MIEVRLEVVMAWVFALLLVGMPVSAQQTSPTDQNKSEQQAMAVLKRMADFLSQAQRFSVTVDIGFDTVQDSGQKIEFGETRKILLSRPDHLRIDTTKRSGAEDEVIFDGKNITVFNPKENVYAMEARPGTVDEAIAYFVNDLDMRLPLAELVNSNLPKMLPERVREAAYVEKSSIGGVPCDHIALRGDQADMQLWIAEGDKPLPQRVVITYKREDGRPQFWANFTEWNLAPKVRDSLFAFTPPKGAVKIAFSPRQMMQPGGPEMKGGK